TATTTGATAAAGAGCCACCACGTATTGTTTCTGGTATAAGTGGTTCAGATACAGGCACTGAAACCGACGCTGGTACATATGACCCAATTGGTCAAACTGTATACATTGGTTTTAGAAGTAAGTTCTAATCAGTAATAACGATATTAGCTTTTAATATTGTTATTGATATATATAAAGCCTCAGTAATCACTGAGGCTTTTTGCAATACACTGCTTTATTGTCCACTTAAACCAAAAACAACGCCACTGGTAACAGGGGCGTTGTTTCGCTTTGGGGTGAGGTTAATATAGTAACCGAATCGCTTGATTGTTCAAGATTTATCCCTAATTAAGCCCTCAATGAGGGCTTTTATTTTTTTGACTTAATCTAAATATGCTTTAAGCATCCAAACGAGTTTTTCTTGCTCTGAGATATAATCGCTCATTAACGAAGCAGTCCCTTCGTCTTCAGCGTCACTTGCTTGGTTCAATATTTCGCGCTGCATTTTAATTAGCGTGCTGTAACCGGCTAGTAAGTTTTCTACAGCAGTAACTCCATCGCTAATACCTTTTGCTTCTTTAATTTTGCTTACTTCTAAGTAATCAGAAAATGCATGAAGAGGCTCGCCATCTAGCGTTAAGATGCGCTCAGCTACTTCGTCTACTTTTAAAAGTAAAAGGTTATAAATTTCTTCAAACTTAATGTGTAGTTCAAAAAAGTTACGGCCTTTAATGTTCCAATGAAAACCGCGCGCATTCATGTACTGAATTTGGTAGCTGCTTAATAACGTATTGAGTGACTTTACAATATCATCACTTTTTGCGCTGTTTAGACCAATTGCGTTTACCTGTGACATAACTGACTCCTTTAATAACCGTTTGTTTGTGAACTTGTGATAAGTATTGCGTACCAGCTTAAATTAGTAAAATCGTTTATGTTTATCAACTTTATAGTTTTAAACTATCAGTAACCAGTAATGCTTATATTCACCCTTACCTAATAGAAATGGGTCGGATTAATTAAAATACCACCCCTTACAAGAAAATAAACATTTGCGCTGTGTAAATTATGATCTAAAACAAGTTTTGTATGGGCAAAGTACAAAGGCATTTTATTGTTTGATTTAGGTCAAAAAGCACTCGTTTTAATAGCGCATACTAATTTTGTAGCAATTATTAGGAGAGATAACATGCACGCAAAAACAGTTAAGCAAAATAAAGCAGAGTTGATTGTAGTTGGTATAGCGTTGGTGGCATTTGTATTGGGGCTAGTTGCTCATTTAGCAGGAGCTAGTATTGCCAATTCAGCTTTTTTTGGTTATATCGCAGCGCCAATACCCCTGATATTGGGTATTATATTTTTAATAAGTTATAAAATTGCAGAAGCCGCTGAAGATTAATTCTCGCTTAAGCATTTTAAAATATAGTCGACCACTTCGCGTGAGTAAATCATACTGGTATGGCTTAAATGGAACACTTTATGTTCAGCCATACCTTTGAGCTTAGTTTCATCAAGTAATACAGTGCCATCTGATTTACTACCTTTAACTATAAGAGGCATTAAACCAATGGGTAAGTCACCTGCAATACTAAAAAGCTTCGCTTTAAACGGCCAATTACCATTTTGTGTAAGCAAAAATTCAACGCTATTTTTTAAAAAAGACTCAAACCCTTTTTGCTTCATTTTTTGTGCAATATGGCTACCTTGATGAGGCGTGCCTAAAGTAACTACTTTTGTAATGTGTTGGCTTGCAACTGAATTAGCTTCTAGGTATGCGCGAGCGACTAATCCGCCCATTGAGTGACATACCAGTGCAGAAGGTTCACCTGCAATAAATTCATCAATTTGAGCAAAAATAGCATCGCGGTTTGGATCAAGCGTATTGTAAGTAAGGTTTAATACTTTAACACCAGATTCTTCTAAACGAGAGCACAGTGGGCGCATAACAAAGCCAGACATATATAAGCCATGTAAAACAATAACGTGTTTAATCTTCATACGCCCTCAAAAAATCATTAGTTACATTAACTGCTGTGGTTTTATTTCAATATTAGTATTATCTGTATTTACCCACACTTCGCCATCTTGAATGGTAATTGCAAGCTTAATACTGCGATCAACCAAAGCAGCAAGCGCTTGTGTAGTTGCGTAATCAAGGCTAAAAATACTTAGGTTTTTAAATTCATACAACTTAGGTTGATGTTTTTGCCACCAAATTGCCTGATTGTTTTCACCATAAGTATAAAGCACCACTTTTTTAGATTTATTACAGGCTTTTTTAAGGCGTTTTTCATCAGGTAAACCCAACTCAATCCACAATTCTATTTCTTCGCTGTAATTTACATGCCAAAGTTCAGGCTCATCATCTGCACTTAGCCCTTTGGTAAATTCTAAACCATCACAGCTATTGAGTGCAAAAGCGAGTAGACGAATCATCAATCGTTGATCGGTTTCTGAAGGGTGTTGAGCCAAGGTTAAACTAAAGTCTTGGTAAACGTGGCGGTCCATATCGCTAAGCGATAATTGCACTTTCATAATGGTGGATTTAAGAGCCATAACAACTAATCTAAAAAAATTTGCGCCAGTATAGCGCATTAATACCCAAACCACCTCAAGATACAGAGTTCAGCGTTTCATTGGAGCCCAAAAAAGGATTACCCTGCAAATAGGTTTTTTTAAGTGGTAACACAAACTGAAAATCGTATAGAAAAAGTATTTTCTTCAAAAGAAGATTTTCTTAATTATCTTATTAACTAGTAAATGTCGCGTTGGCGACGGCAACCAAAGAGAAGTAACCGCCGACTTCTCTTTGGAATCTCTCGGCGCCCCGAGCATTTTGCACTTTCCTCAAAGCCTAAATTGATATGAACGCAAAGGCCGTGTAAGGCACATCCATGTGCCTGTCACGACTTTGATTGCATCCATGCAATCAATTACTCATCAATTGAGTTTTTTCGGGCAAAATAACGGGGATTAACTTAACTACAGCCTTTAATTCAATATTGAGTTAATGCTTGTTTACATTGGTTTTTTTAGTAAACTGAATGCTCACAAACAGGGAGCGATTTAATGCAGCAAATAGGTATTTACGAGCAGTTAATTACGCAAGTAATTGAGCGAAATTTAAATCGTGACCAATTTTATGTGGGCGAACGTCAACTAGAATCGGCTGAGGCGGCTACGTGGCTTTCGCGCTTTTTAGGTAAGCTTATTGAGTATGCAATCGATGCCATCCCTAATTCAAACGAGCGCTTGCAAGAACAAATTAACCTCGCAAACAGCCTTGTGCTTTGGCTTAAAGATCATATTCGCGATGACGAGCTAATTAACGAAAACCTTATCGACAGCCAAGGGCGAATACTTACCGCGCTGTTTAATACCCAAAACCCGATTGCGGCCAATCTTAAAGATTACTCAAGCGATATATTCCCACTCACAGGCCTTACGCAAAGCGAATTGTTTAGCGGTGCTAATGCAGGTATATCGCTCGAAACCGAGCTAAAGCGCGAGATAAAATCGTCCGACACTATTTACTGGCTTGTCTCATTTATAAAATGGACGGGGCTGCGCATTTTTAAAAATGAGCTTGAAGCGTTTACCAAAAGCGGCAATAAACTCAAAGTTATTACTACTTCGTACATGGGTGCAACGGATGCTAAAGCGGTTGAGTTTTTAGCAAACCTGCCAAATACAGAAGTAAAACTAAGCTACAACAATCAGCAAGAGCGCTTACACGCAAAGTCATATTTGTTTATGCGTAATACGGGGTTTCATACCGGTTATATTGGCTCGTCTAATTTATCGCATTCGGCGCTTACCAGCGGCCTTGAGTGGAACTTAAAAATTACCGCGCAAGAAATCCCGCACATCATAGCCAAAACTAAAAGTACCTTTGAAACCTACTGGCAATCGCCAGATTTCGAACTGTTTACTGGTAAAACTGAATGTAAAGAAAAACTCATAAACTCACTTAATGAGCAGCGCGGTGTTGGGCAAGCAAGCAGCCAGTTTTATTTTGATATAACACCAAAAACGCATCAGCTCGCTATTTTAGAAAAGCTAAGTGTTGAGCGCAGCGTACATAATCGTTTTAAAAACTTAGTAGTTGCTGCTACCGGCACAGGTAAAACAATAATATCGGCGTTCGACTTTAAAACCGTTTACGATAAAAACCCAAACGCACACTTTTTGTTTGTAGCCCACCGCGAAGAAATACTCAAACAAGCACAAAGCGCTTACCGCGGCGTGCTTAAAAATAACGACTTTGGTGAGCTGTGGGTAGGTAACTACAAACCGCAGCGCTACAACCAATTATTTGCGTCAATTCAAACATTAAACAGCCAAATTGAATCGCTCAATTTAACCAATGATTACTACGACTACATAGTGATAGATGAAGTACATCACGTAAGCGCTGCAAGTTACCGTGCTATTTTAAGTTACTTTACGCCCACAATACTACTTGGCTTAACCGCTACACCAGAGCGACAAGATGGCGCAAATATACTCGATGATTTTTGCGGGGTAATAGCCGCTGAAATTCGCTTACCAGAGGCAATAAATCAACGCCATTTATGCCCGTTTCAATACTTTGGACTAGATGACGACACCGACCTAAGCCAAATAACATGGCGAGGCGGCCGTTACGATATAAGCGAGCTAAGCAACCTTTATACAGGGGAGAACAGCCGCGCAAACAAAATTATATCGAGCCTTGCTGATATCGTAACCAATGCTCAAACCATTAAAGCACTGGCGTTTTGCGTAAGCCAAAAACACGCGGAGTTTATGGCCTCTAAATTTAACTTAGCAGGTATAAACGCCGATGTACTGACCAGCAAAAACACTAATGAGCGCGCGGCCAAACAACAAGCACTTCGCCAAGGCGAAATACAAATACTTTGCGTGGTTGATATTTTTAACGAAGGCGTCGATATTCCCGAAGTCGATACTTTACTATTTTTACGCCCAACTGAAAGCCTAACATTGTTTTTACAGCAACTCGGCCGTGGTTTGCGCCTGCCCGACAACAGCCAAAAGCAATGCTGCACCGTGCTCGACTTTGTAGGCAACGCTCGCCCAGAATACGACTTTGCCAGTAAATTCCGCGCACTCATTGGTAAAAGCAATCAGCCAATAAAAACCGAGATTGAAAACAACTTCCCGCATTTACCGTTGGGTTGCCGTATTGAGCTACAAAAGCGCACACAACAAACAATATTAAAAAATATTCAGCAAGCTATAAACTCTAAACGCCGTTTACAGCAGCTTATAAATAGCTATTCGCAACACACTAATGACGCGCTAACGCTAAGTAACTTTTTACGTATAAACCCACAAGTTACACTTGAAGATGTATACAAACCAAAAGATAAAAAGCTCGGCGGCTGGCTCTGGCTAAAAGGCGATGAAATACCCGCAGAGCAAGCCGATATTTACGCCGCGTATTACCGCGCAATCAACACCCAATTACTCGGCTGCGACTCAATCAGTTATTTATGCTTTTTACGTGATTTATGTAATAACGACTTTAGCTTTACGCCAACAGCGCAAAACCAACAGTACGCGCTTATGGCGCATTACAACTTTTGGGATAGCACAGGCACAAGTTTAGGGTTTAAAACCCTTGAACAAAGCTTACAAGCACTTAAACACAAAGAGCTACCAGCACGAACTTGCTCAAGTAATTTGCGCTATTAATAAACCGCATACACCAGCAAGAAAGCGATTTATCGTGCTTACCTAATCACGCCATAAAATTACACAGCCGCTACACTCGCCAACAAATACTCGCAGCTTTTGGGGCGCACTCGTTTGATAAAAAATCGACCGCCCGCGAAGGTGTTTTAGAATTTAAAAACCAAAACCTAGAGCTGTTATTTGTAACACTCAACAAGTGCGAAAAAACCTACTCGCCCACCACGCTGTATCATGACTACGCAATCAGCCCTACGCTGTTTCATTGGCAAACGCAAAACAGCGCCCGCCCAGAACACGGTCGCGGCCTTAGTTATATTCAGCACCAACAAACAGGCAAAACCATCGTGTTATTTGTACGCGAACAAGGCAAAGACGAAAACGGCCGAACCATGGGGTTTGTAAACTACGGCGAGGTTAAATACCAAAGCCACAACGACAGCCAACCGATGAACATAACGTGGGAATTAACCAGCCCCATGCCAAGTGAAATGTGGCACGAGGCAGGGAAATTGGCTGTTGGGTGATAAGCTAAAATTTTGATTAAATCAAATTTCAAATATTTATTTTAAGGAATAACAAATGAAAAATTTACGTGGCCTTGCTATCTGCCGCCTTTGTAATAATGATCTCTGTATTATGCAACATAATTGCTCAATTCGGCTTCTCACCAGATTCACCAATTGAGCAATGAGGAGCTTTTGGGGATTTTATGGGAGGAACATTAAATCCAATTTTTGCGTTTTTATCGTTTATTTGTTTATTAATGCAATTGTTTTACAAAATACAGAACCAAAAGAAACAAGAAAAGAGTTTACCCGTTTAGCAAATGCTAATGAGCAGCAACTTTCACTTATTTCCAACCAACAACAAAAAGATGATACTTATAAAGTAATTCAAAAAGTTACAATACATAAAACTGCTCACCTACTGTAAAGTAGAATCTAGGACATTGATCGTAATGCCAGCTTTTATCTATTAGATAAGGGTGATCTTTTAAGTCACAGCCGAGGCCAAAGTTTTGACCAAATTCTTGTTTATAAAGTGACATATTGTTTCCTTCTTAAAAACTAATTTAGCCAGTGCTACACGCACTGGCTCTATGCCGTACTTGCGTTATAAGGCGTTTAAATGCTCTATAGCCACCTTCCAAGGCAGTCTTCGACCTGATAGCTTCATTTTTTCATAGGCTTTTAATGCAGTTTCTTTCGTTATTATTTGTTGCCTAACAAGCTGCGTTATTAATGAAATAGTGCCTTGGACAACAATGCCTTCTTTTTCAGCTGCTTTTCTTAAAGCCATATCGCCAGTTACAAGAGGGCAGTTTTTTTGCTTAGCTAAACACAAAGCAAATATATCGTTACGGCTGGCATTTAAATACAGCGGAATTAACTCCATTGCATGCATCATTGAATCAGGTGATAGCTCTTCTAAAGTTAAGCCCATAGCAGGTAAATGTGCGTGTTCTTCCTCAAGTTCTTCAACAAATAAGATATCAGGTATGGCGAATTGGTAAGGTAGCTGAAAAAGTTGGGTTAATAGCTCACCTTTTTCCATATCTATTAATATATTGGCATCACTAATTAGTAGCTGCTGCATTAAGCACCTCTAACTTTCGTTCTTTGTGAAAGCTTGAGAGTGATACCCCTAATAGCTCTGCAGCTTTGGATATACCAATGTAGTCTTCACTTAGCGCACGATATACTAGTTGCTTGTATAAGTAAGTAGCTTCATGCGGATAAGGTTCGCCAGGTTCCTGGGTGCGCCATCCTTGCTTGCCAAACCAAATGAACATATTTTTTTGGGTTTGATGTGAAATTACACCAGACTGTGAAGCACGATACAAAGAGGCAAGCATGCTTATGCCGTACTCATGCTTGAGCATGTATAGCTCTTGCGCCTCTAGTTGAGTTCGGCTTTTACCTAAGTGTTGTATTAAACTAGTGCTTGGTAATAAAAAAGCCCCTGCAAAGTGATTACACGCCTTTTCTTCATCTAACTCTTCAGAGAGTCGGTTGTGTAATACTAAGTGACCTAATTCATGAGCAAGCGTAAACCGTTGGCGATCGCCACTTTGTGCTGTAGAGATAACAACAACAGGTAGCTCATTAATGTTACCCGCGAGACCATCAAACTTTTTACTGGTTTCTACATCAGTGCAAATTATCATTACACCTTTCGATTCCAATGTATCAATCATGTCATGAATAGGATTTAAACCTAAACCCCATCCATTGCGCATAGTGGTGGCTACATCTTCTAGCTGTTCATATGAATCAATTACATCAGGTAATGTACTTGGTAGTGAAAATGGCGTGATAGGTTTAATAGAATCTGGATAAAAGTTTAAAAGCTCTTGCCAGCGCTCAGCCTGATCCAACACATCACCATTTATACGATCTAAAATCTTCTGTGGCGTGCTTGCACGCTTACGATATTCCACACCTTCTAATTTTACTTTTATAGGTCGGAAAAAGTATTCAGTACGTACTTCAAGTGCGCTTGCAAGCTTTAATAAATTAGAAGAAGACGGCATAGCAGTACCATGTTCATATTTTTTTATAGCATTAGCAGATATACCAACTGCGGTAGCTAGCGCTTGCATTGATAGGCCTGAGGCTTTTCGGGCACGAGTGAATCGTTCAGCAAACATGTATATATACCTCGTGGTTTATAAAATTAAGTCATTTGTCGTAAATATAAACCATGGGTGTATTTTTGTCTATGAACATAAATTACACTTATATAGTTGCGATATACTACTGGTTTTATTTATACGAGAAGTTTAAAGGGATTATGTAGTAAACTAGGAGCTATTAGTTGAGGTGATAAATCCAAATTATTCACCCAGTACCCCGCATAGCACTTAATTAGGTAAAGCATGGTGTTATGGGTTGAAATAAAAGGTTTATAAATCAAATGAGTAGAGCAGGAATACAGTGGTTCCCTGGGCATATGAATAAAGCCCGCAATGAAATTAAAGAAATAATGCCGCAAATGGATGTGATTATTGAAGTGCTTGATGCGCGCATTCCCTACAGTAGCGAAAACCCGATGGTGGCAACCTTGCGTGAAGGTAAGCCGGTCATCAAAATTTTGAACAAAGCTGATTTAGCTGATCCTAAAATGACGCAGATCTGGAAAGACTATTTTGAGCAAGAAAACGGTGTTAAAGCGATTTCTTTTGGTCATGATAAAGCAGCTGAAGTACATCGTATCAATGAGCTGTGTAAAAAGTTAGTGCCGCATAAAGTGGGTGCCGATAAACAGATTAAAGCCATGATAATGGGTATTCCTAACGTGGGTAAATCTACGCTAATTAATGTACTGGCTGGACGTATAGTTGCAAAAACAGGTAATGAACCTGCGGTAACTAAAGCGCAGCAACGTATTAAGCTTGAAGACGGTATTATGCTTTACGATACGCCTGGTATGCTTTGGCCAAAAGTAGAAAACGAAAACTCAGGTTATCGCTTAGGCGCTACAGGTGCCATTCGTGATACCGCACTTGAGTATGAAGAAGTAGCAAGTTATACCGCTGAATATTTATTACGTGCATATCCTGAGCTTTTAAAAGCGCGCTATAAAATCGCTGAGCTTCCTGAGAATGATTGGGAATTTGTTGAAATGGCAGGTAAAAAGCGTGGTTGTATTCGTGGTGGAAACCAAATCGACACGTATAAAATGTCTGAAATCCTAATTAACGAACTGCGCGACGGTATTATTGGCCGTATTACTATGGAAACTCCGCAAATGCGTGAGGAAGAAGAAGTAATGGTTGCTGGTTTACGTGCGGCAGCAGAGGCTAAAAAACAAGCTAAAGAAGAAGAGAAACTCCAACGCCGAGCACGAGCGCGTAAAAATCGTCGTTAATTGATTTAGTTTAGGGTCTGTTGATCTTTGCGGATTAAAATTTGTTCAGACTAGGGGCTATTTAATCGCGGCGCGAGGTTTGTAACCTAGTGGGCTAAGTAAAAACCGAGCAACAAAGAGTAAATAGCCCCTAGGAAGAACCCTTTGGGCAGCGCCTGTTTGGCATTAATGCTACGTTATCGCCCATTTATGGGGAATAACCACACTACATAGGCTCTGCCTTGCCTAAATACCAAACAGACTGCTGCAAATTTAACCTTGAAAGATCAACAGACCCTAATTTAACCAACTAAATTACAGACATAAAAAAAGCCCGTAAGGGCTTTTTTAGTTTCATATCTACCGTCACCGATATGAGCAATGTAGCAAGTAAAATAGTAGGGCGGTTACTTATTATCAACATCAAGGGGCGTTGCGGTTCATAACAAGTAACCATAGCTGTTAACGTGCGCCACACGTTGTTTCAGGGTCGAGAAACAAATCAATTCATTCCGTTACAAGCCAGTATGTTTGCCGTCTTGTTGATAGTGATTATCAGTTAGATTCAATTAACTGTCAACACCTAAATGCAAATAATTCTTATTATCTATTTGTTTGTTTTATAAGCTGATGTTAAACATAAAAAAATTGCGACTATTTGGTTTTTCTTAGTGTTGGGTGACATAGGCTGTGATTAAATTGCTCATAGTTTAAACAAGTATTAGTTTTCAAAGATTAGTAATTTCTGAGTATAGATTAAAATTTTAGCTGTTTAAGCTATGGTAGTGTGTTGTTACAAAATAACGAAATAACTTTATGTACCTAAAGTTAGGGCGATAAAAAATAGTGTTTTCATTATGTTACATGTGATTTTCAACTTAAAATGCAAAATAGATCTTGCGCATAAAAAAAATATCTTGAATTGATTGCATTTTAAGCGGCTTGCATGGTGATGTTCGCTTTAAGTGATGT
This sequence is a window from Pseudoalteromonas aliena SW19. Protein-coding genes within it:
- a CDS encoding helix-turn-helix domain-containing protein, whose product is MFAERFTRARKASGLSMQALATAVGISANAIKKYEHGTAMPSSSNLLKLASALEVRTEYFFRPIKVKLEGVEYRKRASTPQKILDRINGDVLDQAERWQELLNFYPDSIKPITPFSLPSTLPDVIDSYEQLEDVATTMRNGWGLGLNPIHDMIDTLESKGVMIICTDVETSKKFDGLAGNINELPVVVISTAQSGDRQRFTLAHELGHLVLHNRLSEELDEEKACNHFAGAFLLPSTSLIQHLGKSRTQLEAQELYMLKHEYGISMLASLYRASQSGVISHQTQKNMFIWFGKQGWRTQEPGEPYPHEATYLYKQLVYRALSEDYIGISKAAELLGVSLSSFHKERKLEVLNAAATN
- the ylqF gene encoding ribosome biogenesis GTPase YlqF, producing the protein MSRAGIQWFPGHMNKARNEIKEIMPQMDVIIEVLDARIPYSSENPMVATLREGKPVIKILNKADLADPKMTQIWKDYFEQENGVKAISFGHDKAAEVHRINELCKKLVPHKVGADKQIKAMIMGIPNVGKSTLINVLAGRIVAKTGNEPAVTKAQQRIKLEDGIMLYDTPGMLWPKVENENSGYRLGATGAIRDTALEYEEVASYTAEYLLRAYPELLKARYKIAELPENDWEFVEMAGKKRGCIRGGNQIDTYKMSEILINELRDGIIGRITMETPQMREEEEVMVAGLRAAAEAKKQAKEEEKLQRRARARKNRR
- a CDS encoding PIN domain-containing protein, giving the protein MQQLLISDANILIDMEKGELLTQLFQLPYQFAIPDILFVEELEEEHAHLPAMGLTLEELSPDSMMHAMELIPLYLNASRNDIFALCLAKQKNCPLVTGDMALRKAAEKEGIVVQGTISLITQLVRQQIITKETALKAYEKMKLSGRRLPWKVAIEHLNAL
- a CDS encoding YaeQ family protein: MALKSTIMKVQLSLSDMDRHVYQDFSLTLAQHPSETDQRLMIRLLAFALNSCDGLEFTKGLSADDEPELWHVNYSEEIELWIELGLPDEKRLKKACNKSKKVVLYTYGENNQAIWWQKHQPKLYEFKNLSIFSLDYATTQALAALVDRSIKLAITIQDGEVWVNTDNTNIEIKPQQLM
- a CDS encoding PGAP1-like alpha/beta domain-containing protein is translated as MKIKHVIVLHGLYMSGFVMRPLCSRLEESGVKVLNLTYNTLDPNRDAIFAQIDEFIAGEPSALVCHSMGGLVARAYLEANSVASQHITKVVTLGTPHQGSHIAQKMKQKGFESFLKNSVEFLLTQNGNWPFKAKLFSIAGDLPIGLMPLIVKGSKSDGTVLLDETKLKGMAEHKVFHLSHTSMIYSREVVDYILKCLSEN
- a CDS encoding Dps family protein — translated: MSQVNAIGLNSAKSDDIVKSLNTLLSSYQIQYMNARGFHWNIKGRNFFELHIKFEEIYNLLLLKVDEVAERILTLDGEPLHAFSDYLEVSKIKEAKGISDGVTAVENLLAGYSTLIKMQREILNQASDAEDEGTASLMSDYISEQEKLVWMLKAYLD